In Pyrus communis chromosome 1, drPyrComm1.1, whole genome shotgun sequence, the following are encoded in one genomic region:
- the LOC137741531 gene encoding uncharacterized protein, which yields MDHQKMEREREKQRREEVKQKKEGDGGGGGGHSEISRMKPLTYEAYGGGMYGREPDQPAKEKAKPRASERQSADGPAEATTQPPKHTPPPSTGDRDLDITGQSYIQ from the coding sequence ATGGATCATCAGAAaatggaaagggaaagggagaaGCAGAGACGGGAGGAGGTTAAGCAGAAGAAGGAGGGggatggaggtggtggtggtggtcatAGTGAAATATCAAGGATGAAGCCGTTAACATATGAAGCCTATGGCGGTGGAATGTACGGTAGAGAGCCAGATCAGCctgcaaaagaaaaagcaaaaccaCGGGCCAGTGAGAGACAGAGTGCCGACGGACCAGCTGAAGCCACCACTCAACCCCCCAAGCACACACCCCCACCTTCCACCGGCGACCGAGACCTTGATATCACTGGTCAATCCTATATTCAGTAG
- the LOC137741003 gene encoding protein EARLY STARVATION 1, chloroplastic-like, with protein MAATSRGFASPPDFKLTRLRLAFHPHPHPSTATNAARLRDIRKRRTRLSLPMADPPAVTRITCCCSDSVVPIRPGKSLDKAEEWRFDSKKRAQRAAGVQASAALPFFASSSSSSPAQSRFLSKQEKYYPRCTPRNSGPQSRDSPPKRDTGIANEKEWRISLLNENVNESGTNEDGTTWYRESGEDLGNNGYRCRWTRMGGTSHDASSQWKETWWEKSDWTGYKELGVEKSGRNAEGDSWWETWQEILHQDEWSNLARIERSAQKQAKSGTENAGWYEKWWEKYDAKGWTEKGAHKYGRLNEQSWWEKWGEHYDGRGSVLKWTDKWAETELGTKWGDKWEEKFFAGIGSRQGETWHVSPSGERWSRTWGEEHFGNGKVHKYGKSTTGESWDIVVDEETYYEAEPHYGWADVVGDSSQLLSIKPRERPPGVYPALDFGSSSPSVDEPPDEFSPQ; from the exons ATGGCGGCCACTTCCAGAGGCTTCGCTTCTCCGCCTGATTTCAAGCTCACCCGCCTCCGCCTCGCTTTCCATCCCCACCCCCACCCTTCTACAGCTACTAATGCCGCCCGCCTGCGGGATATCAGAAAGCGGAGGACAAGACTTAGCCTTCCCATGGCTGACCCACCCGCAGTCACTCGAATCACTTGCTGCTGCTCCGACTCCGTCGTTCCGATCCGCCCCGGAAAGAGCCTCGACAAGGCGGAAGAGTGGCGCTTCGATTCCAAGAAAAGGGCTCAGAGAGCTGCTGGAGTCCAAGCCTCCGCCGCATTGCCCTTCTTTGCTtcgtcttcctcttcttctcctgCTCA ATCTCGCTTCCTGTCCAAACAAGAGAAATACTACCCTCGCTGTACCCCAAGAAACTCTGGTCCACAATCTCGCGACAGTCCTCCGAAAAGAG atactGGCATTGCCAATGAGAAGGAGTGGCGCATCAGCTTGTTAAACGAAAATGTAAATGAGTCTGGCACCAATGAAGATGGCACTACTTGGTACCGCGAAAGTGGCGAGGACCTTGGCAACAATGGCTACAGATGTAGGTGGACAAGGATGGGTGGTACTTCCCACGACGCTTCTTCACAATGGAAAGAAACG TGGTGGGAGAAAAGTGACTGGACTGGATACAAAGAGCTAG GTGTGGAGAAATCTGGTAGAAATGCTGAAGGGGATTCGTGGTGGGAAACATGGCAAGAAATTCTTCATCAAGATGAATGGAG TAATTTAGCGAGGATTGAGAGAAGTGCACAGAAACAAGCAAAATCAGGCACGGAAAATGCTGGATGGTATGAGAAATG GTGGGAGAAATATGATGCTAAAGGCTGGACTGAGAAAGGAGCACACAAATACGGTAGACTTAATGAGCAGTCTTGGTGGGAGAAGTGGGGAGAGCATTATGATGGAAGGGGATCTGTTCTCAAATG GACTGATAAATGGGCTGAGACTGAACTTGGAACCAAATGGGGAGACAAGTGGGAAGAGAAGTTCTTTGCTGGCATCGGTTCGCGACAAGGGGAGACATGGCATGTATCTCCAAGCGGTGAAC GTTGGTCAAGGACATGGGGAGAAGAGCACTTTGGAAATGG TAAGGTGCACAAATATGGGAAAAGCACGACAGGGGAAAGCTGGGATATTGTTGTGGATGAGGAGACCTATTACGA GGCTGAGCCGCATTACGGGTGGGCAGATGTCGTTGGTGACTCTAGCCAATTGCTGTCAATTAAACCTCGAGAAAGGCCACCTGGCGTCTACCCTGCCCTTGACTTTGGATCATCGTCGCCTTCAGTTGATGAACCACCAGATGAATTTTCTCCACAATGA
- the LOC137738682 gene encoding WD repeat-containing protein DWA2-like translates to MQGGSSGIGYGLKYQARCISDVKADTDHTSFITGTLSLKEENEVHLIRLSSDGTELVCEGLFSHPNEIWDLASCPFDQRIFSTVYSTGESYGAAIWQIPELYGELNSPQLERITSLDSQVGKIKCILWWPSGRHDKLISIDEENLSLWSLDLSKKAAQVQSQESAGVMHYLSGGAWDPHDMNAVAATCESSIQFWDLRTMKKTNSIEHAHVRNVDYNPKKKHVLITAEDESGIRIWDLRKPKVPIQELPGHTHWTWAVRYNPEYDGLILSSGTDSAVNLWFASSPSDDESWRLVDSPTRRINPLLNSYSDYEDSIYGLAWSSREPWIFASLSYDGRVVVESVKPFLSKK, encoded by the exons ATGCAAGGAGGATCGTCGGGCATCGGATATGGTCTGAAATACCAG GCTAGATGTATATCAGATGTTAAAGCTGACACAGATCATACTAGCTTCATCACTGGCACTCTCAGTCTCAAAGAAGAAAACGAG GTGCATTTGATTCGGCTCTCTTCCGATGGAACCGAACTCGTGTGCGAGGGTTTGTTTTCTCACCCCAACGAGATCTGGGATCTTGCTTCCTGTCCCTTCGACCAACGCATCTTCTCTACTGTTTACTCCACTG GCGAGTCATACGGAGCAGCAATATGGCAGATCCCTGAGCTATATGGTGAATTGAATTCCCCTCAGTTGGAAAGAATTACCTCCCTCGACTCACAAGTTGGCAAGATCAAATG CATTCTTTGGTGGCCATCGGGAAGGCATGATAAGTTGATCAGCATTGATGAAGAAAATCTGTCCTTGTGGAGCTTAGATTTATCCAAAAAAGCTGCTCAG GTACAATCACAGGAGTCAGCTGGTGTGATGCACTACTTGTCTGGTGGTGCATGGGATCCGCATGATATGAATGCTGTTGCAGCGACTTGTGAATCATCCATCCAATTTTGGGATTTACGAACAATGAA GAAGACAAATTCTATTGAGCATGCTCATGTTCGCAATGTTGATTATAATCCCAAGAAGAAACATGTCCTT ATAACTGCAGAAGATGAATCTGGTATACGCATATGGGATCTTAGGAAGCCAAAGGTGCCTATCCAGGAGCTTCCAGGACACACACACTG GACATGGGCTGTCCGGTATAACCCTGAGTACGATGGGCTGATTTTG AGCTCTGGCACAGACTCAGCTGTCAACCTGTGGTTTGCTTCTTCACCTAGCGATGACGAGTCTTGGCG CCTGGTTGACTCACCTACTAGGCGGATTAATCCATTGCTTAACTCTTACAGTGATTATGAAGACAGTATTTATG GCCTTGCTTGGAGCTCTCGTGAGCCTTGGATCTTCGCATCATTATCCTATGATGGAAGG GTAGTTGTAGAATCAGTGAAGCCATTTCTCTCCAAGAAATAA
- the LOC137707909 gene encoding uncharacterized protein codes for MVKWRILLPENRLTVYFARWFSDLDWRLLLLLIPTLSFILFLSLSSFSSFFSPTNIPFAPIRSFFRGGRAFQFLVPPNNFNSTPIASPTSSPTATGTPNQNRTQSLNKKKEEDDELGRSRIAVCLVGGARKFELTGPSILDKILNKYPNSDLFLHSPVDPNAFKFSLLKSAPRIAAVKIFHPKTMPETEFQHRVLTAHDSPNGIQGLLQYFNLVEGCLTMIRAYQKQNNFTYDWIVRTRVDGYWNAPLHPKYFVPGQYLVPPGSSYGGLNDRFGVGDLNTSTVALSRLSLLPQLDAAGFHQLNSETAFKAQLTTHGVPYVTKRLPFCIVTDRKYKFPPHRFGVPVASLSSPGLLSGAKCRPCTPVCQGPCVGDVMQSLYKGWSWTHWANGTLELCDAHDAWEKDWEIKFDRVAGKKLAAERRRVAGMTTEQCIHDFNQMKKRTANWDAPPAEQICSH; via the exons ATGGTGAAGTGGAGAATCCTCCTCCCCGAAAACAGGCTGACCGTCTATTTCGCCAGATGGTTTTCCGATCTCGATTGGCGCCTGCTTCTCTTACTCATCCCTACCCTCTCTTTCATACTCTTCCTCTcactctcctctttctcttcttttttctctccgACCAACATCCCTTTTGCTCCCATCCGATCCTTCTTTCGCGGCGGCCGCGCCTTCCAGTTCCTGGTGCCGCCCAACAACTTCAATTCAACTCCAATTGCTTCGCCTACTTCTTCACCAACGGCAACGGGGACCCCAAATCAAAATCGGACCCAGTCGTTGaacaagaagaaggaggaggatgaTGAATTGGGTCGCTCCAGAATCGCCGTCTGCTTGGTTGGTGGGGCCCGGAAGTTCGAGCTCACGGGGCCGTCCATCCTCGACAAGATTCTCAACAAATATCCCAATTCCGATCTTTTCCTGCACAGTCCTGTTGACCCCAACGCCTTCAAGTTCTCGCTCCTCAAGTCGGCTCCAAGGATCGCCGCCGTCAAAATCTTCCACCCCAAAACAATGCCCGAGACCGAGTTCCAGCACCGAGTCCTAACCGCCCACGACTCGCCCAATGGCATCCAG GGTCTATTGCAATATTTCAACCTGGTGGAAGGCTGCCTAACTATGATCCGAGCTTACCAAAAACAGAACAACTTCACCTACGATTGGATTGTCCGAACCCGCGTTGACGGTTACTGGAACGCCCCCCTCCACCCCAAGTACTTCGTGCCCGGTCAGTACCTGGTCCCACCAGGCTCCAGCTACGGCGGACTCAACGACCGCTTTGGAGTTGGCGACCTCAACACCTCCACTGTCGCCCTCTCGCGCCTCTCCCTCCTTCCCCAGCTCGACGCAGCCGGATTCCACCAACTGAACTCCGAAACCGCCTTCAAGGCCCAACTCACCACCCATGGGGTACCTTACGTCACTAAACGACTCCCCTTTTGTATTGTAACAGACCGCAAGTACAAGTTCCCGCCACACCGCTTTGGAGTGCCGGTAGCGTCCTTGTCAAGTCCAGGGCTATTGAGCGGGGCCAAGTGCAGGCCTTGCACGCCTGTATGCCAAGGCCCGTGCGTGGGCGACGTGATGCAGTCTCTCTACAAAGGGTGGAGCTGGACCCACTGGGCAAACGGCACCCTTGAGCTCTGCGATGCCCATGACGCTTGGGAAAAGGATTGGGAGATCAAATTTGACCGAGTTGCTGGGAAGAAACTGGCTGCCGAGAGAAGGCGGGTTGCAGGCATGACGACAGAGCAATGCATTCATGATTTCAACCAAATGAAGAAGCGAACTGCCAACTGGGACGCACCCCCGGCAGAACAGATTTGTAGCCACTGA
- the LOC137742083 gene encoding O-fucosyltransferase 16-like, translated as MAFHFQRRRLHYYHRFRFLLPLISAISGALLVLFALLLVLAPSPLDVNNLYQRRHSSTFDVAVDDDAVAARLTVFRVPSGGGRLDRDIWSSRNSKFYYGCSNGTKKFPNVDEITRPNRYLAIATSGGLNQQRTGITDAVVAARILNASLVVPKLDQKSFWKDASNFSEIFDVDWFISFLSKDVKIIKQLPRKGGNMWTPSTMRVPRKCSERCYQNRVLPVLLKRHAIQLNKFDYRLSNRLNTDLQKLRCRVNYHALKFTDPIQKMAKKLVQQMRLRSKHYIALHLRYEPDMLAFSGCYYGGGDKERKELGAIRKRWKTLHISNPDKPRRHGRCPLTPEEVGLMLRALGYGSDVHIYVASGEVYGGEETLAPLKALFPNFYSKETIAPKEELEPFYSFSSRMAALDFIVCDESDVFVTNNNGNMAKILAGRRRYFGHKPTIRPNAKKLYRLFLSKENMTWGAFASNVRTYQRGFMGEPNEVRPGRGGFHENPYTCICEDSQAKAKRDVGPRKYGRSSNKTGKDEVEFDAQNVEDDPEGPDTDEDEYQSAPLDNDLFNRRGVDYDVVNSEEPELEEMLSD; from the exons ATGGCTTTTCATTTCCAGCGCCGCCGCCTCCACTACTACCACCGCTTTCGCTTTCTTCTTCCCCTCATTTCCGCCATATCCGGAGCCCTTCTCGTCCTCTTCGCTCTTCTCTTGGTTCTTGCTCCTTCCCCTCTCGATGTCAATAACCTCTATCAACGGCGTCATTCTTCTACG TTCGATGTTGCCGTGGACGACGATGCCGTTGCTGCACGGCTTACTGTCTTTCGTGTTCCA AGTGGTGGAGGGAGATTGGATCGTGATATTTGGAGCTCCAGGAATTCCAAATTCTACTATGGATGCAGCAATGGCACCAAGAAATTTCCAA ATGTTGATGAAATTACGCGTCCTAATAGGTACTTGGCGATTGCAACCAGTGGAGGCTTGAATCAACAAAGAACTGGG ATAACAGATGCCGTTGTAGCAGCTCGTATACTGAATGCTAGTCTTGTTGTTCCAAAGTTGGACCAGAAATCTTTCTGGAAGGATGCAAG TAACTTTTCAGAGATTTTTGATGTTGATTGGTTTATATCATTTCTGTCAAAAGATGTTAAAATCATAAAACAGCTTCCAAGAAAGGGAGGTAACATGTGGACGCCATCCACTATGCGTGTTCCAAGGAAGTGTAGTGAAAGATGTTATCAAAATCGTGTATTACCTGTTCTTTTGAAAAGGCAT GCTATTCAGCTCAACAAGTTTGATTACAGACTTTCAAACAGGCTGAATACAGATCTGCAAAAATTAAGATGTAGAGTCAACTACCATGCTTTAAAGTTTACTGACCCAATACAGAAAATGGCTAAAAAGTTGGTTCAACAAATGAGGTTGAGAAGCAAGCATTACATCGCATTGCACCTGAG GTATGAACCTGATATGCTTGCATTCTCAGGATGTTATTATGGTGGAGGAGACAAGGAAAGGAAAGAATTGGGTGCCATACGAAAGAGGTGGAAGACTTTACAT ATTAGCAATCCTGATAAGCCAAGGAGGCATGGGAGGTGTCCACTTACTCCAGAAGAAGTTGGTCTTATGTTGAGAGCACTGGGTTATGGCAGCGATGTTCACATCTATGTGGCATCAGGGGAAGTCTATGGAGGAGAAGAAACATTGGCACCCCTTAAGGCACTATTCCCCAACTTTTATTCGAAAGAGACAATAGCACCCAAGGAGGAATTGGAACcattttattcattttcttctCGCATGGCGGCACTTGACTTCATAGTTTGTGATGAGAGTGATGTCTTTGTCACCAACAACAATGGCAATATGGCCAAAATATTAGCCGGACGAAG GAGATATTTTGGACATAAGCCCACTATTCGTCCAAATGCTAAAAAACTCTACCGGTTGTTCCTAAGCAAAGAGAACATGACCTGGGGAGCTTTTGCTTCTAATGTTCGTACTTATCAGAGAGGCTTTATGGGTGAGCCGAATGAAGTGAGGCCAGGCAGGGGTGGTTTTCATGAGAACCCATATACCTGCATATGTGAAGATTCTCAGGCCAAGGCGAAGAGGGATGTGGGACCTAGAAAATATGGTAGGAGTAGTAACAAAACAGGAAAAGACGAAGTAGAGTTTGATGCCCAAAACGTGGAAGATGATCCAGAAGGGCCTGATACTGATGAGGATGAATATCAAAGTGCCCCCTTGGACAATGATTTGTTTAACAGAAGAGGCGTGGATTATGACGTTGTCAACTCCGAGGAACCTGAATTGGAGGAGATGCTTTCAGACTAG